A single region of the Myripristis murdjan chromosome 3, fMyrMur1.1, whole genome shotgun sequence genome encodes:
- the LOC115356941 gene encoding annexin A2-like, with the protein MALVAEFLGQLTLTYGGESEPKFPTVVAVRDFDPAKDAARIETAIKTKGVDEQTIIDILTRRSYEQRREIAFEYERLAKKDMITALKGALSGSLETVTLGLMKSTAQYDAAELKASMKGLGTDEESLIEIVCSRSSEELLEIKKVYKEMFKKELEKDVAGDTSGNFAKLLLSLVQTKRDEPSNVVDYEKIDEDARALYEAGVKRKGTDVATWISIMSQRSVPHLQKVFDRYKSYSPYDMKESIRKEVKGDLEKSFLTLVECFENKQLYFANRLSDAMKSKGAKEKVVTRIIVSRCEVDLMKIRSEFKRQHGRSLYHTITEHTKGDYQKALLSLCAGDD; encoded by the exons ATGGCGCTGGTGGCTGAGTTCCTGGGCCAGCTGACCCTGACCTACGGAGGG GAGAGCGAGCCCAAATTCCCCACGGTGGTGGCAGTTCGAGACTTCGACCCGGCCAAAGACGCTGCCAGGATCGAGACGGCCATCAAGACGAAGG gcGTCGATGAACAGACGATCATCGACATCCTGACCCGGCGGAGCTACGAGCAGCGCAGGGAGATCGCCTTCGAGTACGAGCGGCTTGCCAAGAAG gatatGATCACAGCCCTGAAGGGGGCGCTGTCCGGCTCTCTGGAGACGGTGACCCTGGGTCTGATGAAGAGCACGGCGCAGTACGACGCTGCTGAGCTCAAAGCCTCCATGAAG ggttTGGGAACAGACGAGGAGAGCCTCATCGAGATCGTGTGCTCCCGGAGCAgcgaggagctgctggagatcAAGAAGGTTTACAAAGAGA TGTTCaagaaggagctggagaaagacGTGGCAGGAGACACTTCCGGAAACTTCGCCAAGCTCCTGCTGTCTCTGGTCCAG ACCAAGAGAGACGAGCCGTCTAACGTGGTGGACTACGAGAAGATCGACGAGGACGCCAGG GCTCTGTACGAGGCCGGGGTGAAGAGGAAGGGGACTGACGTCGCCACCTGGATCTCCATCATGTCCCAGAGGAGCGTCCCCCACCTGCAGAAAG tgtttgaCAGATATAAGAGCTACAGTCCGTACGACATGAAGGAGAGCATCAGGAAGGAGGTGAAGGGAGACCTGGAGAAGTCCTTCCTCACTCTGG TGGAGTGCTTCGAAAACAAGCAGCTGTACTTCGCCAACAGACTCAGCGACGCCATGAAG AGTAAAGGAGCCAAAGAGAAGGTGGTGACCAGGATCATCGTCTCCCGCTGTGAAGTCGACCTCATGAAGATCCGCTCCGAGTTCAAGAGGCAGCACGGGAGGTCGCTGTACCACACCatcact GAGCACACTAAAGGAGACTACCAGAAGGCTCTGCTCAGTCTGTGTGCAGGAGACGACTGA